The Pseudofrankia inefficax genome window below encodes:
- a CDS encoding GntR family transcriptional regulator: protein MSTHDVDPRLASGRRPYGNLKDEAASFLRDAIVSGALPPHSKIDQDQVADTLGISRAPVREALIELAQKGFVDAIPRRGAFVAAVTVEDIEDHYEVVALVSAMTAKRAVKRLTPAQIDELRRLDQEIAATTDVVRVRDLDRRFFHLIANAGRSPRLDTILRFLGGALQGSFYFDAPGWAPHEATYRQQMLGAIDAGDVLAAARISEEHVRRCATLSVDHLRSRGYWPDAA, encoded by the coding sequence GTGAGCACCCATGACGTCGACCCGAGGCTTGCCTCGGGTCGACGCCCCTACGGCAACCTCAAGGACGAGGCCGCGAGCTTCCTCCGCGACGCGATCGTCTCCGGTGCGCTGCCGCCGCACAGCAAGATCGACCAGGACCAGGTCGCGGACACGCTCGGGATCAGCCGGGCCCCGGTCCGCGAGGCCCTCATCGAGCTGGCGCAGAAGGGCTTCGTCGACGCGATACCGCGCCGCGGCGCGTTCGTCGCCGCGGTGACCGTCGAGGACATCGAGGACCACTACGAGGTGGTGGCGCTCGTGTCGGCGATGACGGCGAAACGGGCGGTCAAGCGGCTGACCCCGGCCCAGATCGACGAGCTGCGCCGGCTGGACCAGGAGATCGCCGCGACCACCGACGTGGTCCGGGTACGGGACCTCGACCGCCGGTTCTTCCACCTGATCGCGAACGCGGGCCGGTCACCGCGCCTCGACACGATTCTGCGGTTCCTCGGCGGCGCCCTGCAGGGCAGCTTCTACTTCGACGCGCCCGGCTGGGCCCCGCACGAGGCCACCTACCGGCAGCAGATGCTCGGCGCCATCGATGCGGGCGACGTACTGGCCGCGGCCCGGATCAGCGAGGAGCACGTCCGCCGCTGCGCCACCCTGTCCGTCGACCACCTCCGCTCCCGCGGCTACTGGCCCGACGCCGCCTGA
- a CDS encoding mycofactocin-coupled SDR family oxidoreductase produces the protein MAGRVEGKVAFITGAARGQGRAHAVRLAQEGADIIAIDVCQQLPRVAFAMSTPEDLAETVRLVEKTGRRIHAVQADVRDYDAMKAVVDDGVAQFGRLDIVIANAGIGPNGSLMHKMDHQTWQDTIDINMTGVFLSTKVAIPHIIAGRRGGSIVLTSSVGGLSANQFVGHYVTAKHGVVGIMRTLALELGRHSIRVNSLHPTQVSTPMVLHDLTYKMFCPELENPTVDDFAARSQALHVLPTPWVDAEDIANAALFLCSDEARFITGVTLPVDAGTLIK, from the coding sequence ATGGCGGGAAGAGTCGAGGGCAAGGTCGCTTTCATCACCGGCGCCGCGCGCGGCCAGGGGCGTGCCCACGCCGTCCGGTTGGCCCAGGAAGGCGCCGACATCATCGCGATCGACGTCTGCCAGCAGCTCCCGCGGGTGGCGTTCGCGATGTCGACGCCGGAGGACCTGGCCGAGACGGTCCGGCTCGTGGAGAAGACCGGCCGGCGCATCCACGCCGTGCAGGCGGACGTGCGCGACTACGACGCGATGAAGGCCGTGGTGGACGACGGGGTGGCCCAGTTCGGGCGGCTCGACATCGTCATCGCGAACGCGGGCATCGGTCCCAACGGCTCGCTGATGCACAAGATGGACCACCAGACCTGGCAGGACACGATCGACATCAACATGACCGGTGTCTTCCTGTCCACGAAGGTCGCGATCCCGCACATCATCGCCGGCAGGCGGGGCGGCTCGATCGTGCTGACCAGCTCCGTCGGCGGGCTGTCGGCCAACCAGTTCGTCGGCCACTACGTCACGGCCAAGCACGGCGTGGTCGGCATCATGCGGACCCTGGCGCTGGAGCTCGGCCGGCACAGCATCCGGGTCAACTCGCTGCATCCCACCCAGGTCAGCACGCCGATGGTGCTGCACGACCTCACCTACAAGATGTTCTGCCCCGAGCTGGAGAACCCGACCGTCGACGACTTCGCGGCGCGGTCGCAGGCCCTGCACGTGCTGCCCACGCCGTGGGTGGACGCCGAGGACATCGCCAACGCGGCGCTGTTCCTGTGCTCCGACGAGGCCCGGTTCATCACCGGCGTGACCCTGCCGGTCGACGCCGGCACGCTGATCAAGTAA
- a CDS encoding class I adenylate-forming enzyme family protein: protein MTGIIAPVGHLTWPERIDELAAADPEIVALRTTALGGETLTWGELSRRSTLAAAHLNELGIRPGDIVCVELPNGAAHVLCTLGAWRLGATVLPLRPDLPAPERQRLVALARPALVLVGREPGADQEISAARLLSDGEGPAAALPPAVANPAPVVANPAWLIASGGSTGAPKLIASSASTVVPTGARSVGAALFHENAGARHPVNLVCSPLYHTQGFAMLHHTLVDGYRNVLVSRFDAEVVLDLIESERVMMAAFVPTMLIRLLRSPSIRDRDLSSLSRVIQGAGACPEWVVREWIDLVGPERFIMGYGSSEGVCSAQIRGDEWLRHPGSVGRPVGTEILVVGEDGAPLPAGEVGELYFRPVQGTREVRYVGAAAPRTLPGGYQSIGDLGRVDEDGYLYIADRRTDLVKTGGANVYVSEVEAALLRHPDVEDAVVIGLRDPEWGRRVHAIVQPRPEAERDGLTDALRAHCRGHLAPYKVPRTFELVDDVGRAESGKINRRTLAELREAPEAAAS from the coding sequence ATGACGGGAATTATCGCGCCGGTCGGTCACCTCACCTGGCCGGAGCGTATCGACGAGCTCGCCGCCGCCGATCCGGAAATCGTTGCCCTGAGGACCACGGCTTTAGGTGGTGAAACCCTTACCTGGGGCGAGCTCTCCCGGCGCAGTACTCTCGCCGCCGCACACCTGAACGAGCTCGGTATTCGCCCGGGAGACATCGTCTGCGTCGAGCTGCCCAATGGCGCCGCGCACGTTCTGTGCACGCTCGGCGCGTGGCGGCTGGGTGCCACGGTGCTGCCGCTGCGCCCGGACCTGCCGGCACCGGAACGCCAGCGCTTGGTCGCCCTCGCCCGTCCCGCCCTCGTCCTCGTGGGCCGCGAGCCCGGCGCCGACCAGGAGATTTCCGCCGCGCGGCTGCTGAGCGACGGCGAGGGACCGGCCGCTGCGCTCCCACCCGCCGTGGCGAACCCGGCGCCTGTCGTGGCGAACCCGGCCTGGCTCATCGCGTCGGGCGGCTCGACCGGGGCGCCGAAGCTGATCGCCTCCTCGGCGTCGACGGTGGTGCCCACCGGCGCGCGTTCGGTCGGCGCCGCGCTTTTCCATGAGAACGCCGGCGCGCGCCATCCCGTCAATCTGGTCTGCTCACCGCTTTATCACACCCAGGGCTTCGCCATGTTGCACCACACCCTGGTCGATGGTTACCGGAACGTTCTGGTCTCCCGTTTCGACGCGGAAGTGGTGCTGGATCTCATCGAGTCCGAGCGGGTCATGATGGCGGCCTTCGTGCCGACCATGTTGATCCGGTTGTTACGCAGCCCGAGCATCCGCGACCGGGACCTGTCCAGCCTCAGCCGGGTCATCCAGGGCGCCGGCGCCTGCCCCGAGTGGGTGGTCCGAGAATGGATCGACCTGGTCGGCCCGGAGCGCTTCATCATGGGCTACGGATCCTCCGAAGGAGTCTGCAGCGCCCAGATCCGCGGCGACGAGTGGCTGCGCCACCCGGGCAGCGTCGGGCGCCCGGTGGGAACCGAGATCCTCGTCGTCGGCGAGGACGGCGCGCCCCTGCCGGCCGGCGAGGTCGGCGAGCTCTACTTCCGTCCGGTCCAGGGGACCCGCGAGGTCCGGTACGTCGGCGCCGCCGCGCCGCGCACCCTGCCCGGTGGCTACCAGTCGATCGGGGACCTCGGCCGGGTCGACGAGGACGGCTACCTCTACATCGCCGACCGCCGGACCGACCTGGTCAAGACCGGCGGCGCCAACGTCTACGTCTCCGAGGTCGAGGCGGCGCTGCTGCGCCACCCCGACGTCGAGGACGCCGTCGTGATCGGCCTGCGCGACCCCGAGTGGGGCCGCCGGGTCCACGCGATCGTCCAGCCCCGGCCCGAGGCTGAGCGCGACGGCCTCACCGACGCCCTGCGCGCACACTGCCGCGGCCACCTCGCGCCCTACAAGGTGCCCAGAACCTTCGAGCTCGTAGACGACGTCGGCCGCGCCGAGTCCGGCAAGATCAACCGCCGCACCCTCGCCGAGCTGAGAGAAGCCCCCGAGGCCGCGGCGTCGTAG
- a CDS encoding carboxylesterase/lipase family protein, whose amino-acid sequence MPSEAPTVLTTHGTVRGTAVGGVHAFKGIPYAAPIAGPARFEAPGEPERWDGTRDATRFSPGVPQPAFVGAPTPLWAPGDGDDCLSVNVWTPDPGAGGLPVLVWLYGGAFIIGSSSQPDYDGAVLAAGGAVVVTLNYRVGLEGFGALPGRPANRWLRDQLAALRWVQDNIAAFGGDPGNVTVFGQSAGATSVVTLVAAEAGRGLFRRAIGQSVAGTVKTEAEALAVTGRIAAALGVPATAEGFAAVPAEAIHAVQGRPGEITPYGPVLDGELVLGLPWHHLRAEVDLVVGFTRDEFRLFAMLEGLTTADPAATAAGLGLPPSALAEYRAAHPGISDLDLHNLVLSDRIFRMPSLWCARHHPGRAFCYEFTWPSPAFGGALGACHGIEVGLTFGNLDGGMTDLLLGSPTPAEAVVLSKEIRRAWLAFATDGDPGWPEFGSAEGGVVGSAEGGVAGSAEGGVAGSAEGGVVGSGEGGLVRRWDVPIDVVADPEAVSRRIWEPFLG is encoded by the coding sequence ATGCCGAGCGAGGCGCCTACCGTCCTGACCACCCACGGCACCGTACGGGGCACGGCCGTCGGCGGTGTGCACGCCTTCAAGGGCATTCCGTACGCGGCGCCGATCGCGGGGCCCGCCCGGTTCGAGGCGCCGGGGGAGCCCGAGCGCTGGGACGGGACGCGGGACGCTACCCGGTTCAGCCCGGGCGTCCCGCAGCCGGCGTTCGTCGGCGCGCCGACGCCGCTGTGGGCGCCCGGTGACGGCGACGACTGCCTGAGCGTGAACGTCTGGACCCCCGATCCGGGGGCGGGCGGCCTGCCGGTCCTGGTCTGGCTCTACGGCGGCGCGTTCATCATCGGTTCCAGCAGCCAGCCCGACTACGACGGCGCGGTACTGGCCGCCGGTGGCGCGGTCGTGGTGACCCTGAACTACCGGGTCGGCCTGGAGGGCTTCGGCGCGCTGCCCGGCCGGCCCGCCAACCGCTGGCTGCGCGACCAGCTCGCGGCGCTGCGCTGGGTCCAGGACAACATCGCGGCGTTCGGCGGTGATCCGGGCAATGTGACGGTGTTCGGCCAGTCGGCCGGGGCCACGTCCGTCGTGACCCTGGTCGCCGCCGAGGCCGGCCGCGGGCTGTTCCGCCGGGCGATCGGGCAGAGTGTCGCCGGCACCGTGAAGACCGAGGCTGAGGCCCTCGCGGTCACCGGCCGGATCGCCGCGGCGCTCGGGGTGCCCGCCACGGCCGAGGGGTTCGCCGCCGTCCCGGCCGAGGCGATCCACGCCGTGCAGGGCCGGCCGGGCGAGATCACCCCGTACGGGCCGGTGCTGGACGGCGAGCTGGTCCTCGGGCTGCCCTGGCATCACCTGCGCGCCGAGGTCGACCTGGTCGTCGGCTTCACCCGGGACGAGTTCCGGCTCTTCGCCATGCTGGAGGGGCTCACCACGGCCGACCCCGCGGCGACCGCGGCCGGCCTCGGACTGCCGCCGTCGGCGCTGGCCGAGTACCGCGCCGCCCACCCCGGCATCTCCGACCTCGACCTGCACAACCTGGTGCTGAGCGACCGGATCTTCCGGATGCCGTCGCTGTGGTGCGCGCGGCACCACCCCGGCCGGGCCTTCTGCTACGAGTTCACCTGGCCCTCTCCGGCGTTCGGCGGCGCGCTCGGCGCCTGCCACGGCATCGAGGTCGGCCTGACGTTCGGGAACCTGGACGGCGGGATGACCGACCTGCTGCTCGGCAGCCCGACGCCGGCCGAGGCCGTCGTGCTGTCGAAGGAGATCCGCAGGGCCTGGCTCGCGTTCGCCACCGACGGTGACCCCGGCTGGCCCGAGTTCGGCTCCGCCGAAGGTGGCGTGGTCGGCTCCGCCGAAGGTGGCGTGGCCGGCTCCGCCGAAGGTGGCGTGGCCGGCTCCGCCGAGGGTGGCGTGGTCGGCTCCGGGGAGGGCGGCCTCGTCCGCCGCTGGGACGTCCCGATCGACGTCGTCGCCGACCCCGAGGCCGTCTCCCGCCGGATCTGGGAGCCGTTCCTCGGCTGA
- a CDS encoding CaiB/BaiF CoA transferase family protein, translating into MTAIMHGVRILEVAEHTFVPAASALLADWGAEVIKIEHVERGDAMRGLASSGVVDLPSDVHVLLEHSNRGKRSLGLDLTSEAGLDVLHRLIATSDVFLTNKLPRVRNKLKIDLDSVRAHNPRIIYTSGTGQGEEGPDADRGSYDSLAFWARSGTAVGLSRPEYGQVVSPPGPGFGDSIGAMTIAGGIMGALFHRERTGETTEVDVSLLGTGMWAMGQAFALSLLMNVPWQPPPAEMMRTNPLVANYQTADGRWVALCCLQAGKYWPALCAAVGRPELATDPRFDSHQTLMANGLEAGDVLRSVFSARPLAEWRELLADFDGQWTVVQDTLEAAADPQSVANGYIQDTQTAAGKPFQMVAAPVRFGGKAAPAGHAPEFNEHGDEILAELGFDWDAIVELKVNGVVA; encoded by the coding sequence ATGACGGCGATCATGCACGGTGTTCGGATTCTTGAGGTCGCCGAGCACACCTTCGTCCCGGCGGCGTCCGCGCTGCTGGCGGACTGGGGCGCCGAGGTCATCAAGATCGAGCACGTCGAGCGCGGCGACGCGATGCGGGGCCTCGCGTCCAGCGGCGTGGTGGATCTTCCCTCCGACGTCCACGTGCTCCTGGAGCACTCGAACCGCGGAAAGCGCAGCCTCGGCCTGGACCTGACCAGCGAGGCGGGCCTCGACGTCCTGCACCGGCTGATCGCCACGTCGGACGTCTTCCTCACCAACAAGCTGCCCCGGGTCCGGAACAAGCTCAAGATCGACCTGGACTCGGTGCGCGCGCACAACCCGCGGATCATCTACACCAGCGGCACCGGTCAGGGCGAGGAAGGCCCCGACGCCGACCGTGGCTCGTACGACTCGCTGGCCTTCTGGGCCCGGTCCGGCACGGCCGTCGGGCTCAGCCGGCCCGAGTACGGCCAGGTGGTCTCGCCGCCCGGGCCGGGGTTCGGCGACTCGATCGGCGCGATGACGATCGCCGGCGGGATCATGGGGGCGCTGTTCCACCGGGAGCGGACCGGCGAGACGACCGAGGTCGACGTCTCGCTGCTGGGCACCGGGATGTGGGCGATGGGCCAGGCGTTCGCGCTGTCGCTCCTGATGAACGTGCCCTGGCAGCCGCCGCCCGCGGAGATGATGCGGACGAACCCGCTGGTCGCCAACTACCAGACCGCGGACGGGCGCTGGGTCGCGCTGTGCTGCCTGCAGGCGGGCAAGTACTGGCCGGCGCTGTGCGCGGCCGTCGGCCGGCCCGAGCTGGCGACCGACCCCCGGTTCGACAGCCACCAGACGCTGATGGCGAACGGCCTGGAGGCCGGGGACGTCCTGCGCTCGGTGTTCTCCGCTCGCCCGCTGGCCGAGTGGCGCGAGCTGCTCGCGGACTTCGACGGCCAGTGGACCGTCGTCCAGGACACCCTGGAGGCGGCGGCCGACCCGCAGTCGGTCGCCAACGGCTACATCCAGGACACCCAGACCGCGGCCGGCAAGCCGTTCCAGATGGTCGCAGCACCGGTGCGGTTCGGCGGGAAGGCGGCGCCCGCTGGCCACGCCCCCGAGTTCAACGAGCACGGCGACGAGATCCTCGCCGAGCTCGGCTTCGACTGGGACGCCATCGTGGAACTGAAGGTCAACGGCGTCGTCGCCTAG
- a CDS encoding aldehyde dehydrogenase family protein — MTDVSMIIDGERRAAPSTFGVVNPATGAVHAEAPDCSREQLDEAFAAASKAFVSWRQDEDARRAALKAASAAMRAAGDRIAPVLTAEQGKPLKSAYMEAAGSSYWLKYFANLELPREVIQDDARARAEVVRRPIGVVAAITPWNFPVMLATWKIAPALLAGNTMVLKPSPFTPRSTLLMAEILSEVLPPGVLNVVSGGDELGRWMTAHPVPRKISFTGSVATGKHIATSAAPDLKRVTLELGGNDPAILLDDVDPEAIAGKLFAGAFDNSGQICSAIKRVYVPESLHDAVVEALAARAAAAKVGDGMDPETELGPVQNRPQFERVRDLVAEALAGGAKAATGGAPLDGPGFFYQPTVLTGAAEGTRIVDEEQFGPALPVIPYRDVDEVVARANATMFGLSGSVWSADPDRAGAVAERLDCGTAWVNAHVALGPHQPFGGFKWSGLGVENGPWGLAGFTEIQVQYRAKG; from the coding sequence ATGACCGACGTTTCGATGATCATCGACGGTGAGCGCCGAGCGGCGCCGTCTACCTTCGGTGTCGTCAACCCCGCGACGGGCGCGGTCCACGCCGAGGCGCCGGACTGTTCGCGCGAGCAGCTCGACGAGGCATTCGCCGCCGCGTCGAAGGCCTTCGTGAGCTGGCGCCAGGACGAGGACGCCCGCCGCGCGGCGCTGAAGGCCGCCTCGGCGGCCATGCGGGCCGCGGGTGACCGCATCGCCCCGGTCCTGACGGCCGAGCAGGGCAAGCCGCTGAAGTCGGCGTACATGGAGGCGGCCGGCTCCAGCTACTGGCTGAAGTACTTCGCCAACCTGGAGCTGCCCCGCGAGGTCATCCAGGACGACGCCCGTGCCCGCGCCGAGGTGGTGCGCCGCCCGATCGGCGTCGTCGCCGCGATCACCCCGTGGAACTTCCCGGTCATGCTCGCGACCTGGAAGATCGCCCCCGCGCTGCTCGCCGGCAACACGATGGTGCTCAAGCCGTCGCCGTTCACCCCGCGCAGCACGCTGCTGATGGCCGAGATCCTCAGCGAGGTGCTCCCGCCCGGCGTCCTGAACGTCGTCTCCGGCGGCGACGAGCTGGGCCGGTGGATGACCGCCCACCCGGTCCCCCGCAAGATCAGCTTCACCGGCTCGGTCGCGACCGGGAAGCACATCGCGACCTCCGCCGCTCCGGACCTCAAGCGCGTCACGCTGGAGCTCGGCGGCAACGACCCGGCGATCCTGCTCGACGACGTCGACCCCGAAGCGATCGCCGGGAAGCTGTTCGCCGGCGCCTTCGACAACAGTGGGCAGATCTGCTCGGCCATCAAGCGCGTCTACGTGCCGGAGTCGCTGCACGACGCCGTCGTCGAGGCGCTGGCCGCGCGGGCCGCCGCGGCGAAGGTCGGCGACGGCATGGACCCGGAGACGGAACTCGGGCCGGTGCAGAACCGGCCTCAGTTCGAGCGGGTCCGCGACCTGGTCGCCGAGGCGCTCGCGGGGGGCGCGAAGGCCGCCACCGGGGGCGCGCCCCTCGACGGGCCCGGCTTCTTCTACCAGCCGACCGTGCTGACCGGCGCCGCCGAGGGCACCCGGATCGTGGACGAGGAGCAGTTCGGCCCCGCGCTGCCCGTCATCCCCTACCGGGACGTCGACGAGGTCGTCGCCCGCGCCAACGCCACGATGTTCGGCCTGTCCGGCTCGGTCTGGTCCGCCGACCCCGACCGGGCGGGTGCCGTCGCCGAGCGCCTCGACTGCGGGACGGCCTGGGTCAACGCCCACGTCGCCCTCGGCCCGCACCAGCCGTTCGGCGGGTTCAAGTGGAGCGGCCTCGGCGTGGAGAACGGCCCCTGGGGCCTGGCCGGCTTCACCGAGATCCAGGTCCAGTACCGCGCCAAGGGCTGA